From the Egibacteraceae bacterium genome, one window contains:
- a CDS encoding TrkA family potassium uptake protein: MYVVIAGGGKVGRFIAVDLLAEGHTVTIIEKVERRCEQLLRDHDLLVIHGDACDVRYLEQARPERAEVFAATTGDDDDNFVACQLVLTSFGVPRAIARVNSPRNEEIFARMGIEAVSTTTLISRLIREEVTVGELIHLTTLQRGKVNLVEIDIPRGAERPEHTVADMHLPAQSVLVCIFRGADDEIIIPRGDTRLEPADRVIALTTPQLEDELRAAVLDNRRR, encoded by the coding sequence GTGTATGTCGTCATCGCCGGCGGCGGCAAGGTCGGGCGCTTCATCGCCGTGGACCTCCTCGCCGAGGGACACACGGTCACGATCATCGAGAAGGTCGAGCGCCGCTGCGAGCAGCTGCTGCGCGACCACGACCTGCTCGTCATCCACGGGGACGCGTGTGACGTGCGCTACCTCGAACAAGCTCGCCCCGAGCGGGCGGAGGTCTTCGCCGCCACCACTGGTGACGACGACGACAACTTCGTGGCCTGCCAGCTCGTCCTGACCTCGTTCGGGGTGCCCCGGGCGATCGCCCGGGTGAACAGCCCCCGCAACGAGGAGATCTTCGCGCGGATGGGCATCGAGGCGGTGTCGACGACGACGCTCATCTCCCGGCTCATCCGCGAGGAGGTGACCGTCGGCGAGCTCATCCACCTCACGACCCTCCAACGGGGCAAGGTCAACCTCGTGGAGATCGACATCCCCCGCGGCGCCGAGCGCCCCGAGCACACCGTGGCGGACATGCACCTGCCCGCGCAGTCGGTGCTCGTGTGCATCTTCCGGGGCGCCGACGACGAGATCATCATCCCGCGGGGCGACACGCGCCTCGAGCCGGCCGACCGGGTCATCGCGCTCACCACACCCCAGCTCGAGGACGAGCTGCGGGCCGCGGTCCTCGACAACCGGCGGCGGTAG
- a CDS encoding NAD-binding protein, with protein MAYSLAMHVIIGGCGRVGAELADRLSDDGHDIVVLDIAERAFDRIGSTFNGETVTADITDKDALVQAGIERADALIAVTDLDNANLMSVEIAKELFGVRKTVARLFNPEREESYRKIGVHYVSGTRLVAKAIMNELQAGTFPLHVGFDGDVEVVEMRVHDRGHGITVATLEATGPLRIAAVQRGARVRILSSDDRLQAGDLVVAAVGRGAHKKLRRFVEHPFAEDL; from the coding sequence GTGGCATACTCACTGGCCATGCACGTCATCATCGGAGGGTGCGGGCGGGTGGGGGCAGAGCTCGCCGACCGGTTGTCCGACGACGGTCACGACATCGTCGTGCTCGACATCGCCGAGCGGGCGTTCGACCGCATCGGCTCCACCTTCAACGGCGAGACGGTCACCGCCGACATCACCGACAAGGACGCGCTCGTCCAGGCGGGGATCGAGCGCGCCGACGCCCTCATCGCGGTCACCGACCTCGACAACGCCAACCTCATGTCGGTGGAGATCGCAAAAGAGCTCTTCGGCGTCCGCAAGACCGTCGCGCGCCTGTTCAACCCCGAGCGCGAGGAGTCCTACCGCAAGATCGGCGTCCACTACGTCTCGGGGACCCGGCTCGTCGCCAAGGCGATAATGAACGAGCTGCAGGCGGGCACCTTCCCCCTCCACGTGGGCTTCGACGGTGACGTCGAGGTCGTCGAGATGCGCGTGCACGACCGTGGCCACGGCATCACCGTGGCGACGCTCGAGGCCACGGGCCCCCTGCGGATCGCGGCGGTGCAGCGCGGGGCGCGGGTGCGGATCCTGTCCTCCGACGACCGCCTCCAGGCCGGCGACCTCGTCGTGGCGGCCGTCGGACGGGGAGCGCACAAGAAGCTCCGCCGCTTCGTCGAGCACCCCTTCGCCGAGGACCTCTGA
- a CDS encoding 4-hydroxy-3-methylbut-2-enyl diphosphate reductase, with product MDPAPPAPLTVLLAAPRGFCAGVDRAIEIVELALRVHGPPVYVRHAIVHNTHVVADLEAKGAVFVEDEREVPEGGLLVFSAHGVAPEVKRNATEAGLRTVDATCPLVTKVHFEARDYAEAGYAIVLVGHAGHQEVIGTMGHAAGSIWLVETPEDVDGLELPDPDRVAYVSQTTLSVDEAAAVVARIRERFPNARGPRGDDICYATQNRQDATKVLAARSDVVFVIGSATSSNSKRMVEVALAAGAPAAHLVNDASAIEEAWLEGVTTVGLTSGASAPEALVDGVIARLRERPGGVAVEPLEVVAEDMHFALPAALRRLPMA from the coding sequence GTGGACCCCGCTCCCCCCGCTCCCCTGACCGTGCTCCTCGCCGCGCCGAGGGGATTCTGCGCAGGCGTCGACCGCGCCATCGAGATCGTCGAGCTGGCGCTGCGCGTCCACGGACCGCCGGTCTACGTCCGCCATGCGATCGTCCACAACACGCACGTCGTCGCCGACCTCGAGGCGAAGGGCGCGGTCTTCGTCGAGGACGAGCGGGAGGTGCCCGAGGGCGGGCTGCTCGTGTTCAGCGCGCACGGCGTCGCCCCGGAGGTGAAGCGCAACGCCACCGAGGCGGGCCTGCGCACAGTCGACGCCACCTGCCCGCTCGTCACCAAGGTGCACTTCGAGGCCCGCGACTACGCCGAGGCGGGTTACGCGATCGTGCTCGTCGGCCACGCGGGGCACCAGGAGGTAATCGGCACGATGGGTCACGCGGCCGGCTCCATATGGCTCGTGGAGACCCCCGAGGACGTCGACGGGCTCGAGCTTCCCGACCCCGACCGGGTCGCGTACGTGTCGCAGACGACGCTGAGTGTCGACGAGGCGGCGGCTGTCGTCGCCCGGATCCGGGAGCGCTTTCCGAACGCGCGCGGGCCCCGGGGCGACGACATCTGCTACGCGACCCAGAACCGGCAGGACGCGACGAAGGTCCTCGCCGCACGCAGCGACGTCGTGTTCGTCATCGGGTCGGCGACGTCCTCGAACTCCAAGCGCATGGTCGAGGTGGCGCTCGCCGCGGGGGCCCCCGCGGCCCATCTCGTCAACGACGCGTCCGCCATAGAGGAGGCCTGGCTGGAGGGTGTCACCACCGTCGGCCTCACGTCGGGGGCGAGCGCGCCCGAGGCCCTGGTGGACGGGGTCATCGCGCGGTTGCGCGAGCGCCCCGGCGGCGTCGCCGTCGAGCCCCTCGAGGTGGTCGCCGAGGACATGCACTTCGCCCTGCCGGCCGCGCTCCGCCGCCTGCCGATGGCTTGA
- a CDS encoding 4a-hydroxytetrahydrobiopterin dehydratase: MADLLNPDALHHGLDRLDGWTGTVEGIARTFAFADFAEAMRFVNAVAEVAEEANHHPDIAVSWNTVRLHLVTHSAGGVTQNDLDLAARIDAIGPPADRS; the protein is encoded by the coding sequence ATGGCTGACCTGCTCAACCCCGACGCGCTCCACCACGGCCTCGACCGCCTCGACGGCTGGACCGGCACCGTCGAGGGGATCGCCCGCACGTTCGCGTTCGCCGACTTCGCCGAGGCGATGCGGTTCGTGAACGCCGTCGCCGAGGTCGCCGAGGAGGCGAACCACCACCCCGACATCGCGGTGAGCTGGAACACCGTGCGGCTTCACCTCGTCACCCACTCGGCCGGCGGGGTCACGCAGAACGACCTCGACCTCGCCGCGCGGATCGACGCGATCGGCCCCCCGGCGGACCGCTCGTAG
- a CDS encoding HRDC domain-containing protein codes for MPLQRVTLVDRTSGLGSALAGLADLDVVGVDVERSDWERYYRAAALIQVGGDGRVALVDPLAVDDLAPLQDFLAARTTVLHACENDLEPLASRGIRPPRVEDTALAAAVLGLPTGLETLLADLLGVELVGDKSAMQRADWEARPLTPEMRSYAAGDVADLPALWGELEARLQATGRHDWYREELAAVLALPPVEARREWTRTRGAGRLNRNARARLRALWEAREQLGRATDTAPGRIAGDKVLLDLAATPPTALGELGRRGLRRQAVRRFGADLLAALDEESLGDAEVAERAPGNGRRPSDEDRALVDRLRALRAERARALGIDAGVLCPSRTLMTAVLADPATPDELRRALGLRGWQWEQIGALFCQALGLDDPRPAPGNGEGGRDDG; via the coding sequence ATGCCCCTGCAGCGCGTCACGCTGGTGGACCGCACGTCCGGGCTCGGCTCCGCCCTGGCTGGACTCGCCGACCTCGACGTCGTCGGCGTGGACGTCGAGCGCTCCGACTGGGAGCGCTACTACCGCGCCGCCGCGCTCATCCAGGTGGGCGGCGACGGCCGGGTCGCCCTCGTCGACCCGCTCGCCGTCGACGACCTCGCGCCGCTCCAGGACTTCCTCGCGGCGCGGACGACGGTCCTTCACGCGTGCGAGAACGACCTCGAGCCGCTCGCCAGCCGCGGCATCCGGCCACCGCGCGTGGAGGACACCGCGCTGGCCGCCGCGGTGCTCGGCCTGCCGACGGGGCTCGAGACGCTGCTCGCCGACCTGCTCGGCGTCGAGCTCGTGGGCGACAAGTCGGCGATGCAGCGCGCCGACTGGGAGGCCCGTCCCCTCACCCCCGAGATGCGCTCCTACGCGGCCGGTGACGTGGCCGACCTCCCGGCGCTCTGGGGGGAGCTCGAGGCCCGCCTCCAGGCGACCGGACGCCACGACTGGTACCGGGAGGAGCTCGCAGCAGTCCTGGCCCTCCCACCGGTCGAGGCGCGGCGCGAGTGGACGCGTACGAGGGGCGCAGGCCGGCTGAACCGCAACGCGCGGGCACGGTTGCGCGCGCTGTGGGAGGCGCGGGAGCAGCTCGGCCGGGCGACGGACACGGCACCGGGCCGCATCGCCGGCGACAAGGTGCTGCTGGACCTGGCCGCCACCCCGCCGACGGCGCTCGGTGAGCTGGGGCGGCGGGGGCTGCGACGCCAGGCCGTGCGCCGGTTCGGCGCGGACCTGCTCGCCGCGCTCGACGAGGAGTCGCTCGGTGACGCCGAGGTCGCCGAGCGTGCGCCGGGCAACGGTCGGCGGCCGAGCGACGAGGACCGGGCACTCGTCGACCGGTTGCGGGCGCTGCGCGCCGAGCGCGCCCGCGCGCTCGGCATCGACGCCGGTGTGCTGTGCCCGAGCCGCACGCTCATGACCGCGGTGCTCGCCGACCCGGCGACCCCCGACGAGCTTCGCCGCGCCCTCGGCCTGCGCGGCTGGCAGTGGGAGCAGATCGGCGCGCTGTTCTGCCAGGCCCTCGGCCTGGACGATCCGCGGCCCGCACCCGGCAACGGCGAAGGAGGCCGCGACGATGGCTGA
- the mshB gene encoding N-acetyl-1-D-myo-inositol-2-amino-2-deoxy-alpha-D-glucopyranoside deacetylase → MTAALMCVHAHPDDEAIATGGVLARAADEGLRTAVVTATGGERGEIVGEGMDADEIRPRLAEVRRDELAAALDILGAGAPRFLGYRDSGMIGAEGNDDPGSFWRAPFDEAVGRLVAEIRAFRPDVLVTYDAFGGYGHPDHLQTHRVGIVAAEACAVRGLYPEAGEPWRVRKLYLNTVPRSFVALANAELPRLGFPSPFGEETDVDLLPFGTPDEEVTATVDVRPWLARKWAAVRAHTSQIGPDSFFLNIPPELHEAAFGQEWFVRQRSTVETPPVEDDLFAGLR, encoded by the coding sequence ATGACGGCGGCCCTGATGTGCGTCCACGCGCACCCCGACGACGAGGCAATCGCGACGGGCGGGGTGCTCGCTCGTGCCGCCGACGAGGGTCTGCGCACCGCGGTCGTCACCGCGACGGGCGGCGAGCGCGGCGAGATCGTCGGCGAGGGCATGGACGCCGACGAGATCCGCCCGCGCCTGGCCGAGGTGCGTCGCGACGAGCTCGCCGCGGCCCTCGACATCCTCGGTGCGGGGGCGCCGCGCTTCCTCGGCTACCGCGACTCCGGGATGATCGGCGCGGAGGGCAACGACGATCCCGGCTCGTTCTGGCGGGCGCCGTTCGACGAGGCGGTCGGCCGCCTCGTCGCCGAGATCCGCGCGTTCCGCCCCGACGTGCTCGTCACCTACGACGCCTTCGGGGGCTACGGGCACCCCGACCACCTCCAGACGCACCGGGTCGGGATCGTGGCCGCCGAGGCCTGCGCCGTGCGGGGGCTGTACCCGGAGGCGGGCGAGCCTTGGCGGGTCCGCAAGCTCTACCTCAACACGGTCCCGCGCTCCTTCGTCGCGCTCGCCAACGCCGAGCTGCCCCGCCTCGGTTTCCCCTCGCCCTTCGGCGAGGAGACCGATGTCGACCTCCTGCCCTTCGGCACGCCGGACGAGGAGGTCACCGCGACGGTCGACGTCCGTCCGTGGCTCGCGCGCAAGTGGGCGGCGGTCCGGGCGCACACCTCGCAGATCGGGCCCGACTCCTTCTTTCTCAACATCCCTCCGGAGCTCCACGAAGCCGCCTTCGGCCAGGAGTGGTTCGTCCGTCAGCGCTCCACCGTGGAGACACCGCCCGTCGAGGACGACCTCTTCGCCGGGTTGCGCTAG
- a CDS encoding MFS transporter, with amino-acid sequence MPSARRVALVLGLLVALTVVGSSAVAVALPDVAGTLSLDTAGTAWVLACFSLSFSITTAFFGRVADLYGLRVPLRVGVVLFAGGSLLAGGAWSFPAIVVGRLVQGAGAGAVPVLALGIIAARFRGPARSQALGALTAVVTVVSGAGPLIGGGITEMLSWRAVLALPALALLVGEPAARLAPAGPPEGGSGRSPGGLDVRGALLVAMTVAATTLLLQSPATGLGPAAAGVFGAGAALGAAGIVRHLGRRPLGFLPAVVVRDGAFRRCAFSGLALLAAYVGMLLALPLLLAANEGWRPFQIGLALLPAAGLGAVVASTVGAWVDRLGPYRMATGVTAGSALGLLVAAAAPESPVLLVVGMCLVVTGFAGGQVALLDAVSSLVDDAHRGVVHQRGHRIEQRDLTAGEPRDDEAHAHHEQHGAL; translated from the coding sequence ATGCCGTCCGCGCGGCGCGTCGCCCTGGTCCTCGGCCTGCTCGTCGCGTTGACGGTCGTGGGCTCCTCGGCGGTGGCGGTCGCGCTGCCCGACGTCGCCGGGACCCTGTCGCTGGACACGGCGGGCACGGCGTGGGTGCTCGCCTGCTTCTCGCTCAGCTTCTCGATCACCACCGCGTTCTTCGGGCGCGTCGCCGACCTCTACGGCCTCCGTGTCCCGCTGCGCGTCGGCGTCGTGCTGTTCGCCGGCGGCTCGCTGCTCGCCGGTGGCGCCTGGTCGTTTCCCGCCATCGTCGTGGGGCGCCTCGTGCAGGGGGCGGGAGCGGGCGCGGTGCCGGTGCTCGCGCTCGGCATCATCGCCGCTCGCTTCCGCGGTCCGGCACGCAGCCAGGCGCTCGGCGCTCTGACCGCGGTGGTCACCGTCGTCTCGGGGGCGGGACCCCTCATCGGTGGGGGCATCACCGAGATGCTGAGCTGGAGAGCCGTGCTCGCGCTGCCGGCGCTGGCCCTCCTCGTCGGCGAGCCCGCCGCCCGCCTCGCCCCCGCCGGACCGCCCGAGGGCGGGTCAGGTCGTTCGCCCGGGGGGCTCGACGTGCGTGGGGCGCTGCTCGTGGCGATGACGGTGGCCGCCACGACGCTGCTGCTCCAGTCACCCGCCACCGGCCTCGGACCGGCGGCGGCGGGCGTCTTCGGGGCGGGCGCAGCCCTCGGCGCCGCGGGGATCGTGCGGCACCTCGGCCGGCGCCCGCTCGGGTTCCTCCCCGCGGTCGTGGTCCGCGACGGCGCCTTCCGGCGGTGCGCCTTCAGCGGTCTCGCGCTGCTCGCCGCCTACGTCGGGATGCTCCTCGCCCTGCCCCTTCTGCTCGCCGCCAACGAGGGCTGGCGGCCGTTTCAGATCGGGCTGGCGCTCCTGCCGGCAGCCGGGCTCGGCGCCGTCGTCGCCTCGACCGTCGGTGCGTGGGTGGATCGCCTGGGCCCGTACCGCATGGCGACCGGGGTGACGGCCGGCAGCGCGCTCGGGCTGCTCGTCGCGGCCGCCGCGCCGGAGAGCCCCGTGCTGCTCGTGGTGGGCATGTGCCTCGTCGTCACGGGGTTCGCCGGCGGTCAGGTCGCGCTGCTCGATGCGGTGTCCTCGCTGGTGGACGACGCCCACAGGGGCGTCGTCCACCAGCGAGGACACCGCATCGAGCAGCGCGACCTGACCGCCGGCGAACCCCGTGACGACGAGGCACATGCCCACCACGAGCAGCACGGGGCTCTCC